In Aptenodytes patagonicus chromosome 6, bAptPat1.pri.cur, whole genome shotgun sequence, one genomic interval encodes:
- the AGTR1 gene encoding type-1 angiotensin II receptor — translation MVPNYSTEETVKRIHVDCPVSGRHSYIYIMVPTVYSIVFIIGIFGNSLVVIVIYCYMKLKTVASIFLLNLALADLCFLITLPLWAAYTAMEYQWPFGNCLCKLASAGISFNLYASVFLLTCLSIDRYLAIVHPVKSRIRRTMFVARITCIAIWLLAGVASLPVIIHRNIFFAENLNMTICGFRYDNNNTTLRVGLGLSKNLLGFLIPFLIILTSYTLIWKTLKKAYQIQKNKTRNDDIFKMIVAIVFFFFFSWIPHQVFTFLDVLIQLHVITDCKITDIVDTAMPFTICIAYFNNCLNPFFYVFFGKNFKKYFLQLIKYIPPSVSTHPSLTTKMSSLSYRPPENIRLPTKKTAGSFDAE, via the coding sequence ATGGTCCCAAATTACTCTACCGAAGAAACCGTTAAAAGAATCCACGTCGACTGTCCCGTTTCAGGAAGGCACAGTTACATCTACATTATGGTTCCAACTGTTTACAGCATCGTCTTTATCATAGGCATATTTGGGAACAGCCTGGTCGTTATTGTCATTTACTGctacatgaaattaaaaacagtagCCAGCATCTTTCTTCTAAACCTGGCGCTGGCTGACTTGTGTTTTTTGATAACTCTGCCGCTCTGGGCAGCCTACACGGCCATGGAGTACCAGTGGCCTTTCGGCAACTGTTTATGCAAGTTAGCATCAGCAGGGATAAGTTTCAACCTGTACGCCAGCGTGTTCCTCCTCACATGCCTTAGTATTGACCGATACCTGGCCATAGTACATCCAGTGAAGTCCCGAATTCGACGTACCATGTTCGTTGCCAGAATAACTTGCATTGCCATCTGGCTTCTCGCCGGTGTGGCCAGTTTGCCCGTCATCATTCACCGTAATATCTTCTTTGCTGAGAACTTGAACATGACAATCTGCGGTTTTCGGTACGACAACAATAACACAACGCTCCGGGTTGGGTTGGGTTTATCCAAAAATTTGCTGggctttttaattccttttctgatCATATTAACAAGCTACACCTTAATTTGGAAGACCCTGAAGAAGGCATATCAAATTCAAAAAAATAAGACTAGAAATGATGATATTTTTAAGATGATTGTGGcaatagtatttttcttcttcttttcctggaTTCCTCATCAAGTGTTCACTTTTCTGGATGTATTAATTCAGTTACACGTAATAACAGACTGCAAAATCACTGATATTGTGGATACGGCTATGCCCTTCACCATTTGCATCGCTTACTTTAACAACTGTTTGAATccctttttttatgttttttttggaaaaaactttaaaaaatacttcctgcagctaataaaatacattccacCAAGTGTCAGCACACATCCAAGCCTAACAACAAAAATGAGCTCCCTCTCATATCGGCCACCAGAAAATATACGCTTGCCCACTAAAAAGACTGCTGGGTCTTTCGATGCCGAGTGA